Proteins encoded within one genomic window of Microtus ochrogaster isolate Prairie Vole_2 linkage group LG4, MicOch1.0, whole genome shotgun sequence:
- the Glb1l gene encoding beta-galactosidase-1-like protein isoform X2, whose protein sequence is MPPSLPSLPSLLLRLVMLLLLLLSQTEARSFVVDRQHDRFLLDGVPFRYVSGSLHYFRVPRVLWADRLLKMRLSGLNAVQFYVPWNYHEPEPGVYNFNGSRDLVAFLNEAARANLLVILRPGPYICAEWEMGGLPSWLLRKPNIRLRTSDPAFLAAVDSWFNVLLPKIYPFLYHNGGNIISVQVENEYGSYRACDFKYMRHLAGLFRALLGDKILLFTTDGPQGLKCGSLQGLYTTIDFGPADNITKIFSLLRNYEPHGPLVNSEYYTGWLDYWGQNHSTRSSLDIAQGLEKILQLGASVNMYMFHGGTNFGYWNGADKKGRFLPITTSYDYDAPISEAGDLTPKFFALRNVISKFQEIPLGPLPPPSPKIKLGPLTMNPDGNLLSFLDFLCPHGPIRSVLPLTFEAVKQDHGFMLYRTYLTFTVFEPTPFWVPNNGIHDRAYVMVDGVFKGVLERNLKQELYLTGKVGAKLDILLENMGRLSFGSNHSDFKGQVWINGFNLGRYWTKRGPQQTLYVPRHLLLNRSINKVTLLELENMPREPTIQFLDKPILNSTLHLGYTYFLSETQSSYEPMELSGH, encoded by the exons ATGCCgccttccctgccttccctgccttccctgctGCTGCGGCTTGTgatgctgctactgctgctactGTCCCAG ACAGAGGCTCGCTCCTTCGTAGTGGATCGGCAACATGACAGATTCCTCCTGGACGGAGTCCCGTTCCGCTATGTTTCTGGCAGCCTGCATTACTTTCGCGTACCGCGGGTACTTTGGGCCGACCGGCTTCTCAAGATGCGTTTGAGCGGCCTCAACGCTGTACAGTT TTACGTGCCCTGGAACTACCATGAGCCGGAGCCTGGGGTCTATAACTTTAACGGCAGCCGGGACCTCGTTGCCTTTTTGAATGAGGCAGCTAGAGCGAACCTGTTGGTCATTCTGAGACCAGGACCTTACATCTGTGCAGAGTGGGAGATG GGAGGTCTCCCATCTTGGTTGCTTCGAAAACCTAATATTCGTCTGAGAACCTCTGATCCAG CTTTCCTTGCTGCTGTGGACTCCTGGTTCAACGTCTTGCTACCCAAGATATATCCATTTCTCTACCACAACGGGGGCAACATCATTAGCGTTCAG GTGGAGAATGAATATGGTAGCTACAGGGCCTGTGACTtcaagtatatgagacacttggCTGGCCTCTTCCGGGCATTACTAGGAGACAAGATCTTGCTCTTCACCACAGATGGGCCTCAAGGACTCAAATGTGGTTCCCTCCAGGGACTCTATACCACTATAGATTTTGGCCCAG CTGACAACATTACCAAAATATTTTCCTTGCTTCGGAATTATGAACCCCATGGGCCATTG GTGAACTCTGAGTACTATACAGGCTGGCTGGATTACTGGGGCCAAAACCACTCCACCCGGTCCAGCCTGGATATAGCCCAAGGACTGGAAAAGATCCTCCAGTTGGGAGCCAGTGTGAACAT GTACATGTTCCATGGAGGTACTAACTTTGGATACTGGAATG GTGCTGACAAGAAGGGGCGCTTCCTTCCAATTACTACCAGCTACGACTACGATGCACCCATATCTGAAGCAGGGGACCTCACACCTAAGTTTTTTGCACTTCGAAATGTCATCAGCAAG TTCCAGGAAATTCCTTTGGGACCTTTACCTCCCCCCAGCCCCAAGATAAAGCTTGGACCTCTGACTATGAACCCG GATGGGAATTTGCTGTCTTTCCTAGACTTTCTCTGTCCCCACGGCCCCATCCGTTCAGTTTTGCCATTAACCTTTGAGGCTGTGAAGCAG GACCATGGCTTTATGCTATACCGGACCTATCTGACTTTCACTGTTTTTGAACCAACACCATTCTGGGTGCCAAATAATGGAATTCATGACCGTGCCTATGTGATGGTGGATGGG GTATTCAAGGGTGTCCTGGAACGGAACTTGAAACAGGAACTATATTTGACTGGGAAAGTGGGGGCCAAGCTGGATATATTGCTAGAGAATATGGGGAGGCTCAGTTTTGGGTCTAACCACAGTGACTTCAAG GGTCAAGTATGGATCAATGGGTTTAACTTGGGCCGGTACTGGACAAAGCGAGGTCCACAGCAGACCCTATATGTGCCAAGACATCTGCTGCTTAATAGATCAATCAACAAAGTCACATTgctggagctagaaaacatgCCGCGTGAGCCCACAATCCAATTTTTGGATAAGCCTATCCTCAATAGCACTTTGCACTTGGGCTATACCTATTTTCTCTCAGAAACACAAAGTTCGTATGAACCAATGGAGTTAAGTGGGCACTGA
- the Glb1l gene encoding beta-galactosidase-1-like protein isoform X1: MPPSLPSLPSLLLRLVMLLLLLLSQTEARSFVVDRQHDRFLLDGVPFRYVSGSLHYFRVPRVLWADRLLKMRLSGLNAVQFYVPWNYHEPEPGVYNFNGSRDLVAFLNEAARANLLVILRPGPYICAEWEMGGLPSWLLRKPNIRLRTSDPAFLAAVDSWFNVLLPKIYPFLYHNGGNIISVQVENEYGSYRACDFKYMRHLAGLFRALLGDKILLFTTDGPQGLKCGSLQGLYTTIDFGPADNITKIFSLLRNYEPHGPLVNSEYYTGWLDYWGQNHSTRSSLDIAQGLEKILQLGASVNMYMFHGGTNFGYWNGADKKGRFLPITTSYDYDAPISEAGDLTPKFFALRNVISKFQEIPLGPLPPPSPKIKLGPLTMNPDGNLLSFLDFLCPHGPIRSVLPLTFEAVKQDHGFMLYRTYLTFTVFEPTPFWVPNNGIHDRAYVMVDGVFKGVLERNLKQELYLTGKVGAKLDILLENMGRLSFGSNHSDFKGLLETPLLGQTLLTEWTMFPLKIDKLIRWWFPLQLVKRAQPQVFSVPAFYSTTFSVLGKLGDTFLHLSGWTKGQVWINGFNLGRYWTKRGPQQTLYVPRHLLLNRSINKVTLLELENMPREPTIQFLDKPILNSTLHLGYTYFLSETQSSYEPMELSGH, translated from the exons ATGCCgccttccctgccttccctgccttccctgctGCTGCGGCTTGTgatgctgctactgctgctactGTCCCAG ACAGAGGCTCGCTCCTTCGTAGTGGATCGGCAACATGACAGATTCCTCCTGGACGGAGTCCCGTTCCGCTATGTTTCTGGCAGCCTGCATTACTTTCGCGTACCGCGGGTACTTTGGGCCGACCGGCTTCTCAAGATGCGTTTGAGCGGCCTCAACGCTGTACAGTT TTACGTGCCCTGGAACTACCATGAGCCGGAGCCTGGGGTCTATAACTTTAACGGCAGCCGGGACCTCGTTGCCTTTTTGAATGAGGCAGCTAGAGCGAACCTGTTGGTCATTCTGAGACCAGGACCTTACATCTGTGCAGAGTGGGAGATG GGAGGTCTCCCATCTTGGTTGCTTCGAAAACCTAATATTCGTCTGAGAACCTCTGATCCAG CTTTCCTTGCTGCTGTGGACTCCTGGTTCAACGTCTTGCTACCCAAGATATATCCATTTCTCTACCACAACGGGGGCAACATCATTAGCGTTCAG GTGGAGAATGAATATGGTAGCTACAGGGCCTGTGACTtcaagtatatgagacacttggCTGGCCTCTTCCGGGCATTACTAGGAGACAAGATCTTGCTCTTCACCACAGATGGGCCTCAAGGACTCAAATGTGGTTCCCTCCAGGGACTCTATACCACTATAGATTTTGGCCCAG CTGACAACATTACCAAAATATTTTCCTTGCTTCGGAATTATGAACCCCATGGGCCATTG GTGAACTCTGAGTACTATACAGGCTGGCTGGATTACTGGGGCCAAAACCACTCCACCCGGTCCAGCCTGGATATAGCCCAAGGACTGGAAAAGATCCTCCAGTTGGGAGCCAGTGTGAACAT GTACATGTTCCATGGAGGTACTAACTTTGGATACTGGAATG GTGCTGACAAGAAGGGGCGCTTCCTTCCAATTACTACCAGCTACGACTACGATGCACCCATATCTGAAGCAGGGGACCTCACACCTAAGTTTTTTGCACTTCGAAATGTCATCAGCAAG TTCCAGGAAATTCCTTTGGGACCTTTACCTCCCCCCAGCCCCAAGATAAAGCTTGGACCTCTGACTATGAACCCG GATGGGAATTTGCTGTCTTTCCTAGACTTTCTCTGTCCCCACGGCCCCATCCGTTCAGTTTTGCCATTAACCTTTGAGGCTGTGAAGCAG GACCATGGCTTTATGCTATACCGGACCTATCTGACTTTCACTGTTTTTGAACCAACACCATTCTGGGTGCCAAATAATGGAATTCATGACCGTGCCTATGTGATGGTGGATGGG GTATTCAAGGGTGTCCTGGAACGGAACTTGAAACAGGAACTATATTTGACTGGGAAAGTGGGGGCCAAGCTGGATATATTGCTAGAGAATATGGGGAGGCTCAGTTTTGGGTCTAACCACAGTGACTTCAAG GGCCTGTTAGAAACACCACTTCTTGGGCAGACACTCCTCACCGAGTGGACTATGTTCCCTCTCAAGATTGATAAGCTTATAAGGTGGTGGTTCCCCCTGCAGCTGGTCAAAAGAGCACAGCCTCAAGTTTTTTCTGTTCCTGCCTTCTATTCCACAACATTTTCAGTGTTAGGCAAACTTGGAGACACGTTTCTGCATCTATCTGGATGGACCAAG GGTCAAGTATGGATCAATGGGTTTAACTTGGGCCGGTACTGGACAAAGCGAGGTCCACAGCAGACCCTATATGTGCCAAGACATCTGCTGCTTAATAGATCAATCAACAAAGTCACATTgctggagctagaaaacatgCCGCGTGAGCCCACAATCCAATTTTTGGATAAGCCTATCCTCAATAGCACTTTGCACTTGGGCTATACCTATTTTCTCTCAGAAACACAAAGTTCGTATGAACCAATGGAGTTAAGTGGGCACTGA
- the Tuba4a gene encoding tubulin alpha-4A chain, with amino-acid sequence MRECISVHVGQAGVQMGNACWELYCLEHGIQPDGQMPSDKTIGGGDDSFTTFFCETGAGKHVPRAVFVDLEPTVIDEIRNGPYRQLFHPEQLITGKEDAANNYARGHYTIGKEIIDPVLDRIRKLSDQCTGLQGFLVFHSFGGGTGSGFTSLLMERLSVDYGKKSKLEFSIYPAPQVSTAVVEPYNSILTTHTTLEHSDCAFMVDNEAIYDICRRNLDIERPTYTNLNRLISQIVSSITASLRFDGALNVDLTEFQTNLVPYPRIHFPLATYAPVISAEKAYHEQLSVAEITNACFEPANQMVKCDPRHGKYMACCLLYRGDVVPKDVNAAIAAIKTKRSIQFVDWCPTGFKVGINYQPPTVVPGGDLAKVQRAVCMLSNTTAIAEAWARLDHKFDLMYAKRAFVHWYVGEGMEEGEFSEAREDMAALEKDYEEVGIDSYEDEDEGEE; translated from the exons ATG CGTGAGTGCATTTCCGTCCATGTGGGGCAGGCAGGTGTCCAGATGGGCAATGCCTGCTGGGAGCTCTACTGTCTGGAGCATGGGATTCAGCCTGATGGGCAGATGCCGAGCGATAAGACCATTGGTGGAGGGGACGATTCCTTCACCACCTTCTTCTGTGAAACTGGAGCCGGAAAGCATGTGCCTCGGGCAGTCTTTGTGGATCTGGAGCCGACTGTGATTG ATGAGATCCGAAATGGCCCATACCGCCAGCTCTTCCATCCAGAGCAGCTTATCACTGGGAAAGAAGATGCGGCCAACAACTATGCCCGTGGTCACTACACCATTGGCAAGGAAATTATCGACCCAGTGCTGGACCGGATCCGCAAACTG TCTGACCAGTGCACAGGACTTCAGGGCTTCCTAGTATTTCACAGTTTTGGAGGGGGCACCGGCTCTGGCTTCACCTCCCTGCTGATGGAGCGACTTTCTGTTGACTATGGCAAGAAATCCAAGCTGGAGTTCTCCATCTACCCAGCTCCACAAGTGTCCACAGCTGTGGTAGAGCCCTATAACTCCATCCTGACCACCCATACCACCTTGGAGCACTCAGACTGTGCCTTCATGGTGGACAACGAGGCTATCTATGATATCTGCCGCCGTAACCTGGATATCGAGCGTCCAACCTATACCAACCTCAACCGTCTCATCAGCCAAATTGTCTCCTCCATCACAGCTTCCTTGCGCTTTGATGGGGCCCTAAATGTGGACCTGACAGAGTTCCAGACCAACTTGGTACCCTACCCTCGAATCCACTTCCCCCTGGCCACCTATGCACCCGTCATCTCTGCAGAGAAGGCCTACCATGAGCAGCTGTCAGTGGCAGAGATCACCAATGCTTGCTTCGAGCCCGCCAACCAGATGGTGAAGTGTGACCCTCGACATGGCAAGtacatggcctgctgcctgctgtacCGTGGAGACGTGGTGCCCAAGGATGTGAACGCTGCTATCGCTGCCATCAAGACCAAGCGCAGCATCCAGTTTGTGGACTGGTGCCCCACAGGTTTCAAGGTTGGTATCAACTACCAGCCACCCACTGTGGTGCCTGGGGGTGACCTGGCCAAGGTGCAGCGTGCAGTGTGCATGTTGAGCAACACAACTGCCATTGCTGAGGCCTGGGCCCGCCTGGACCACAAGTTTGACTTGATGTATGCCAAGAGGGCTTTTGTACACTGGTACGTGGGTGAGGGCATGGAGGAGGGTGAGTTCTCTGAGGCTCGAGAGGATATGGCTGCCCTGGAAAAGGATTATGAGGAAGTAGGCATCGACTCctatgaggatgaggatgagggagaagagtAG
- the Stk16 gene encoding serine/threonine-protein kinase 16: MGHALCVCSRGTVSIDNKRYLFIQKLGEGGFSYVDLVEGLHDGHFYALKRILCHEQQDQEEAQREADMHRLFQHPNILRLVAYCLKERGAKQEAWLLLPFFKRGTLWNEIERLKDQGNFLTEDQILVLLLGICRGLEAIHARGYAHRDLKPTNILLGDEGQPILMDLGSMNQACIQVEGSRQALTLQDWAAQRCTISYRAPELFSVQSHCVIDERTDVWSLGCVLYAMMFGEGPYDMVFQKGDSVALAVQNELNIPQSPRHSSALRQLLASMMTVDPQQRPRTPVLLSQLEALQPPAPGQHTTQI; this comes from the exons ATGGGCCACGCACTGTGTGTCTGCTCCCGGGGAACTGTCAGCATTGACAATAAGCGTTACCTCTTCATCCAgaaattgggggaggg TGGGTTCAGCTATGTGGACCTAGTGGAGGGGTTACATGATGGACACTTCTACGCCCTGAAGCGAATCCTGTGTCATGAGCAGCAGGACCAGGAAGAGGCCCAGCGAGAGGCGGACATGCATCGTCTCTTCCAGCATCCCAATATCCTTCGCCTCGTGGCTTACTGTCTGAAAGAACGAGGTGCCAAGCAGGAAGCCTGGCTGCTACTACCTTTCTTCAAG AGAGGTACACTGTGGAATGAGATAGAAAGGCTGAAGGACCAAGGCAACTTCCTGACTGAGGACCAAATCCTTGTGTTGTTGTTGGGTATCTGCAGAGGCCTTGAGGCCATTCATGCCAGAGGCTATGCACACAG ggACCTGAAGCCTACCAATATTTTGCTTGGTGATGAGGGGCAGCCAATTTTAATGGACTTGGGTTCTATGAATCAAGCGTGCATCCAGGTGGAGGGCTCACGCCAGGCCTTAACTCTACAG GACTGGGCAGCCCAGCGGTGCACCATCTCCTACCGGGCACCTGAGCTTTTCTCTGTGCAGAGCCACTGTGTCATCGATGAGCGGACTGATGTCTGG TCCCTAGGCTGTGTGCTTTACGCCATGATGTTTGGGGAAGGCCCTTATGATATGGTGTTCCAGAAGGGTGACAGTGTGGCCCTTGCTGTGCAGAATGAACTCAACATCCCACAAAGCCCCAG GCATTCTTCAGCTTTGCGGCAGCTTTTGGCCTCTATGATGACTGTGGACCCCCAGCAGCGCCCTCGCACTCCTGTCCTCCTCAGTCAGCTGGAGGCATTGCAGCCACCGGCTCCTGGCCAGCACACCACCCAAATCTGA
- the Ankzf1 gene encoding ankyrin repeat and zinc finger domain-containing protein 1, with the protein MSPGPGASLAPASVSLLDLSSEALLFRDLSLVSQVPEEALAGASRAPCPGESTSSGRKVSPSSLDISGKLFCSACDQVFQNHQEQREHYKLDWHRFNLKQRLKNKPVLSALDFEKQSSTGDLSSISGSEDSDSSSEEDLPTLDEGRAEFEKPNRPRGFYPHRVLFKNAQGQFFYAYRCVLGPHQVPPEKADLLIHNLQSGGPRYYVVLMAAAGHFAGAVFQGREVVTHKTFHRYTVRAKRGTAQGLQDAQGRASRSAGASLRRYNEAMLYKDVRDLLAGPTWANALREAEAILIRAPRSGRSLFFGGQGAPLQRNDSRLWAIPLTTRRPTFGELQRVLHKLTTLQVYDEDPREMVRFCSPEPVREERKKATDKEKTKVPNDENKALGQEEESLKQGSESQEEDGSQVELELVELTLGTLDLREFEVLPKRRRRKKKKERNQDQQCGTHVTLLQQPQEDAPLSQPDQVFTAPLDSLVDEAKTPGQLELWDMLLSACRAGEVEVLKQQLAPGPVDPGVLSLLSAPLGSGGFTLLHAAAACGRGAVVRLLLEAGADPTVQDTRARPPYTVAADKSTRNEFRRFMEKNPDAFDYNKARVPGPLTHEMEARQATKKKEQKAARRQREQQQQKQREQEEREQEEQRRFAALSDREKRALAAERRFAAQLGAPIPPVPDSAVGKAGRCWSCGVSLQGLIPFHYLDFSFCSTRCLRDHRSQAERSSS; encoded by the exons GAGAGAGCACAAGTTCAGGAAGAAAAGTATCCCCAAGTTCTCTGGATATTTCAGGGAAATTATTTTGTTCAGCCTGTGACCAGGTCTTCCAGAACCACCAGGAGCAG AGAGAACATTATAAACTCGACTGGCATCGCTTTAACCTAAAGCAGCGTCTCAAGAACAAGCCTGTCCTGTCTGCTTTGGACTTTGAAAAGCAAAGCTCTACAG GAGATCTTTCCAGCATCTCAGGATCAGAAGACTCAGACTCCTCTAGTGAAGAGGACTTGCCGACACTGGATGAGGGGAGGGCTGAGTTTGAGAAACCTAACCGACCACGAGGATTCTACCCACATCGGGTCCTTTTCAAAAATGCCCAGGGCCAGTTTTTTTATGCTTATCGCTGTGTCCTAGGCCCTCACCAG GTTCCCCCAGAAAAAGCAGACTTGCTGATACATAACCTGCAAAGTGGAGGTCCCAGATACTACGTGGTGCTCATGGCTGCAGCTGGGCATTTTGCTGGTGCAGTTTTTCAAGG AAGAGAAGTGGTGACACACAAAACCTTTCACCGTTATACTGTGCGGGCCAAGAGGGGCACAGCGCAGGGGCTTCAGGATGCCCAGGGTAGGGCATCACGTTCTGCTGGAGCCAGCTTGAGGCGTTACAATGAAGCCATGCTGTATAAG gaTGTTCGTGACCTGCTGgcagggccaacctgggctaatgcactgagggaggcagaagcaataCTGATACGTGCCCCACGCTCTGGCCGATCCTTGTTCTTTGGAGGCCAGGGGGCACCCTTGCAAAGGAATGACTCCCGACTTTGGGCTATCCCCCTTACCACCCGAAGACCCACTTTTGGAGAGCTTCAGCGTGTGCTCCATAAGCTGACCACCTTGCAGGTGTATG ATGAAGACCCTCGAGAAATGGTCAGATTTTGTTCACCTGAGCCAgtaagagaggagaggaaaaaggctactgataaagagaaaacaaaggtcCCCAATGATGAAAATAAGGCACTTGGGCAGGAAGAAGAGTCACTCAAGCAAG gtTCAGAGTCTCAGGAAGAAGATGGCTCCCAAGTAGAGTTGGAGCTAGTAGAATTGACACTGGGGACCCTGGATCTTCGTGAATTTGAAGTATTGCCCAAgcggaggaggaggaaaaagaagaaggagagaaatcaAGACCAGCAGTGTGGGACACATGTGACTCTTCTTCAGCAACCTCAAGAAGATGCGCCATTGTCACAGCCAGACCAAGTGTTTACAGCCCCACTGGACAGTTTGGTTGATGAGGCCAAAACCCCTGGTCAACTGGAGCTCTGGGATATGCTTCTATCTGCTTGCCGAGCTGGGGAAGTTGAGGTGCTAAAGCAGCAGCTAGCTCCTGGGCCTGTAGACCCTGGAGTTCTGTCCCTACTCAGTGCCCCTTTGGGCTCTGGTGGCTTTACTCTCCTGCACGCAGCAGCCGCATGCGGAAGAGGTGCGGTAGTTCGCCTGCTGCTGGAGGCAGGCGCTGACCCCACTGTGCA GGACACTAGGGCTCGGCCACCTTATACCGTAGCAGCTGACAAATCAACACGTAATGAATTCCGAAGGTTCATGGAGAAGAATCCTGATGCTTTTGATTACAACAAGGCTCGG GTACCAGGGCCACTGACTCATGAAATGGAGGCCCGGCAggctacaaagaaaaaggagCAGAAGGCAGCTCGACGGCAGCgggagcaacagcagcagaagcagagggagcaggaggaacgGGAGCAAGAAGAGCAACGGCGATTTGCTGCTCTCAGTGACCGAGAGAAG AGAGCTCTGGCTGCAGAGCGCCGATTTGCTGCCCAGTTGGGAGCCCCGATCCCTCCAGTTCCTGACTCTGCAGTTGGCAAAGCTGG aCGCTGTTGGAGTTGTGGAGTGTCCCTCCAAGGCCTCATTCCCTTTCACTACCTCGACTTCTCTTTCTGCTCCACACGTTGCCTTCGAGACCATCGCAGTCAGGCAGAGAggtcttcttcctga